In Nitratireductor mangrovi, the genomic window CGTGCCCCGTCCGGCCATCTGGACATAGAGCCCGGCCGACTTGGTAGGCCGCAGCATGGCGATCAGATCCACGGCCGGCGCGTTGAAGCCCGTCGTCAGCACGCCCATCGACGCCAGCGCCCTGATCTCGCCGCGCTTGAAGGCGGCGATGATCGCGTCGCGCTCGTCCTTCGGCGTCTTGCCGAAGATGGTGGCGCAGCTCACCCCGCGGCGGCGGAACTCCTCGGCGACATGGGTGGCGTGGCGAACGCCCGAGCAGAAGGCGAGCCAGGATCGGCGCGTTTCGCCATGGGCGATCACCTCGGCCACGGCCGCGCGTGTGATGGCGTCCTGGTCGACCGCGTCCTCGAGGTCGCGCGCGATGAACTCGCCGCCGCGCGATCCCACACCGGTCACGTCGAGGCGGGTCTTGGTCTGCTTCGAGATGAGCGGGGAGAGATAGCCCTGATCGATCAGGTCGCGGACCGACACCTCGTAGGCGATATCGGTGAAGAGCGCATTCTCGCCCTCGTGCAGCATGCCGCTGTCGAGCCGGAAGGGCGTCGCTGTCAGCCCGATCACCTTCAGCGCCGGGTTGATCGCCTGAAGGTCCGTCAGGAAGCGGCGATACATGGTGTTCGACCGGCCGGGGATCAGATGGGCCTCGTCGATCAGCACCAGATCGGCATGGCCGATGCGCGTCGCCTTGTCGTGAATCGACTGGATGCCGGCGAAGAGGATCCGGGCCCGCGCGTCGCGGCGGCCGAGTCCGGCCGAGTAGATGCCCGCCGGCGCCTCGGGCCAGAGCCCGAGCATCTCCGCATGGTTCTGCGCGATCAGCTCGCGGACATGGGTGACGACGAGCACGCGCTGGTCGGGCCAGGCCTTGAGCACGCCGTCGATGAAGGCGGCCATGACGAGGCTCTTGCCGCCGGCCGTGGGGATCACGACGAGCGGGTTGCCGCTCTCCTTCTCGAAATAGCCGTAGATCGAGGCGATCGCGGCCTGCTGGTAGGGGCGCAGGGTCAGCATGCGGCGGCCTCCTCTTCGCGGGCGTCGTTGGTCCAGGCCGAGCCGTCGCGCATGCGGTAGGAGACGAAGTCCTCGCCTGCGTCGGTCACCTCGCCGGGGACCAGATCGGGGATGAACAGGTGCCGGGCGCAGGCGCGGCGCTGGTCGGCCGGGTCGAGCAGCCGGTCGTGACGCGCGCAGTGCCAGCCACCTTCGATGGGCGTGGAATGCAGGCAGGACCGACAGGTGACGGCCGCGGCCTCCTCGCCATGGCAGAGCCCGTGGTGGTCGCAGAACCGGCACTCGAACCAGGCAGGATCCGCGCTGATCCGCTCGGGCGGGTGCTGGGCGAAGATGATCCGTCGCGCCTTTTCCAGCAGGCGCTCGCCCATCGCGGGGTCAGCCGGGACGCGCTCTATGTGCAGCGCGTCCGTGTCCTTGCAGACCGCGACGTAGAGCGCCCGAGTGATGCCGGTCAGGTGCATGTAGACCTGCATCTGCGCGGCGTGCTGGGGCTTCGCGAGCGCGACGCCCTTGGCGATCAGCTCGGCAAAGCTCTTCGCGGAATGCGTCTTGAACTCGACGACGTGCCATGTCTTCGGCGCTTCGAGCAGCCCGAGCGCGACACCATCAAGCGAGCCGCCGAAATGACCGCCGTGCGCCTCGACGCGGAACTGCCGCCCGGTCTCGGGATCGACCTCCAGCACCGTCGCGCCGGTGGCGCGCAGGTCGCGGACGAGCCGCGCCTCTTCCAGCTGGCCGGTCTCGAACAGCCGCAGGATACGGCCGGTGTGCCGCGCGGGCATCGCCCAGCGGAAATCGTACCAGAGCGCGCGGGCGCAGGACTTGCCGATCAGCGAGGCGCCAAGGTGGTCGCGGAAGCCGTCGCCCTGCCGGGCCTCGTAGGAAGCGTAGATCGCGGAGAGGGTCGGCGTCGGGGGTTCGGGAAGTTCGGCCATCAGCACGCCTCCTCCCGCTCGAGCCGCGCCCGCGCCTCCGCCAGCACAGCCGTCCAGGCGGCGCCGTCATGGCGCTCGCGCAGGATGGCGATGATCATGTCCTTGAGCCGTTCGCGCCGGCGGCGGCCACCCTGACGGGCGACGATCTCGGCGCGCTCGCGATTGAGGTGACGCAGCGCCGTGCGCGCGCGGTGAAACCAGTCGGGGTCGATCGGCTTCGCTGTCCGCTGCCGCGTCAGATCGGCGGTCGCGATCTGCGTGCGGATTTTCGCGATGGCGTCCTCGATCTCGATCAGGCGCCGCGTGTCGTCAGGCAAGCCGGGGGCGTTCGCGGCCGCGCAGGCCGCGTCGGTGGTGTTGGTCATGGTCGGTCTCTCGGGTCTGGCGATGTCCGGGCCGCGAGCCGAGTGTCAGCCCGCGGCGGCCGAGGGCGTCAGCTCTTGCGGTTCCAGGGCGCGGTGGCCGGGCGGGCGGTCGCCTGGGCGGGCGCGCTGGCCGGCTGCGTCGAGGCGGGCTTGGGCGGGGTCGCCTGCGCCGGGGCCTCCGGCACCAGGTAGCGGATCGTGTTGCGCTCGCCGTAGCCGTCCTTCGGGGGCTTCACGCCGACCTGGATCGTCATCGGGATCAGGTGCAACTCCTCGCTGTCGTTCACCTGCAGCTTCCCCGTGGCGTGGCAGATCGCCGACAGCGTGCGCTGCGCGATCTCGACCGTGGTCGGGTTGGCGTTCACCAGGTTCAGCTGGTCGAAGACCTTGCGGCCCTGCTGCGGCCCTTCGAGGATGTCGAGCATCAGCCAGAGATACTGCCCCATCCCGTTCTTCGTGACGCGCATCTCGCTCTCGACAATCTGGGCGCGATACTTGCCCGCGGGCAGGATCTCGTAGGCGGTGGTGGGCTCGATGCCGGTGGCGTCAAAGGCGCTGTCGAAACGTGCCATCGTTCTGTCCTTTCAGTCGTAATCAGGCGGATTGGGGCATGGCGGCCAGGAACTCCGACCACTCGAGCGGGAGGGTTTCCGGCAGGCCGTAGCGGTTCTTGGCGAGGAAGGCGGGGCGCTCTTCGGTGTGCATGACGCGCGCGCCGGACCCGAGCGCCCGGGTCACCTTCTTGTTGAAGCCGACGTCGGACTTGCTGACCGAGATCCGGTAGTTGGCGAAGAGTACGACGTCTGAGTGCTCCTGCAGCAGCGCGGAGGCGCGGGCCTGCAGCTTGATCACGTACCGGTCGTAGGGTTCGTGCTCGGGGCTGTCGAAGCGCTTGATGTCGGTATGGGCGATCTGGATGACCGCCATGCCCTTCCGGTCGCGGAGCGCATTCAGCCTGTCGATGTATTCGCGCCAGATGGTCAGCGCCTCGGCGTAGCCCTTGCCGAAGCCGGGGCTTTCGATCGACTGCCAGCCATTGCGCCGGCAGGCCTCGGCCCAGATCAGCGGCTCCAGCCAGTCAACGCTGTCGACCACCACCGTCGAATAGGGGTGGTCCTCGTCGAGCAGGGCGTCGAGCGCCTCGGCGACCTCCGCGTAGCTCGTCGCCAACGGGAAATGCGGCACCTGCAGCTTGCCGAGACCGTCCTCGGTGAGGACGAACACAGGTGCGTCGGCGGACGCCGCGAAGGTGGACTTGCCGATGCCGGCGACGCCGTGGATCAGCACGCGCGGCGGGCGCAGAGCCGTCGAGGTTTGCATGGATGCGAGCGAGATGGCCATCAGCGGGCCTCCTCGCCGAGCAGCAGCCGGAACTTGGGCTTGCCGGTGCGAACCGTGCGCGCGGGCTCGAACTCCTGGCGGATGTCCGTGGGCCAGGCGGTGTACTTGCGCTCGGGCACGCTGAACGCGAAGTCGACGTAGTCGGCGGGATCGGCGCCATCGGCCCGGATGCGCTCGACCAGACCGGCGAGCATCGCCTGGTCCCAATCGACGCGCTTGGGGAGATCGGCGACCACGGTGACCGGGCCGTCCTGCAGCCGGATGGTGCCGGTGTCCTTGCCTTCCGCGCGGCGGGCGGCCTGCGCCTGCTCGCCGTACTTCAGCGCGATGGCCCCCGCGATCCAGTCGTAAAGAGTCTTGGCGGCGCGCAGCCGCTCACAGGCTTCGTCTTCTGCGAGCGCCAGTTGCTCACCAGAGAGGGCAATGAGCTCGTCGATCGACATGGAGGACAGATCGTCGAGGGTGATGCGGTTGGGGATCGTCATGGCTACCCCCATCACGCCAGCTTCACGGCGGGCTTGTCGGCCGTGCTCGAGCAGTGCCGGTTGGCCTCGTAGGCCTCGACATCCTCGAGCCGGTACACGACCCGGCCCCCGATCTTGATGAAGGCGGGGCCCTCACCGGTCCAACGCCAGCGCTCCAGCGTGCGCGGGCTGATTTTCCATCGAGCCGCCAGCTCGACCTGGTTGAGATGCGTGACTGACATCGTCGTCTCCTTCGCGATTGGCCGAATGCCTGCGAAGGAGACTGGGGTGTGCGAGGGGAGGAGATCGGGAGGGCGGATGGAGGGGAGACGGGAGGAATGCAGATCGGGGCCCCCGAAAACGAAAAAAGGCCGCCCCGAAGGACGGCCTGATCGTCGTGATTTCGTGGCGTCACACCTCGAGCCAGGCGCTGGAGCCGCTCTCCCGGATGACCTCCTGCCACGTGGGGTGCCCGTCGAAGAGATTCTTCAATCGCTTCACGGAGGGACCGCACTCGGCCTCCTCGAGGATGCGCGCGACGGGCAGCACCGGATCCCCGTCCAGCCAGGCCTCGGCGAGCATGGCGACGGCGATCTTCTGCTTGCCGCCGGTGAACTCGTGCCACTTGCCATGCACGATCAGCACGCCGCCGTCGCCGGAGACCCAGACGGGTTCCTTGCGCGACGGGCCCTTCAGCAGGCGGGCGGTCAGGACCTCCGGGGCGATGGCGAGCCCATCTTCATGATCGACCACGTCTGCCAACGCGACGAACTCGTGGCCCCGGATGAAGCGGAAGCGATGCCGATCCGGAGGGTCGAGAAAGAGGACCACACGAAGCCCGTCGGCCGGGCGGCGCGCAACGAGCTGGCGGAACTCCTCGAACACGGCCGGTGTCGTCAGACGGCGAGCGACCCAGATCCCGACACGTGCCCTTCGCTTCGGCAGCCGTGCTGTCCCGAAGTCCAGCACCGCGCCGTGGAGGTACGAAACCGGGTCTTTTCCGAGCGAGCAGTCGAGGCGGGCGACCACCCGCCGAGCTGCTACTCCCATGTCCAGCGCATAGACCCGGCGGCGGGCGCTCGCCTGTTCGTCGTGCCAGGCCGCGTTGCCGAGATGCCCATGCTGGCCGGTGATCGGGTGGGCGATGACGGACGTCGGGGTGTCGTCCAGATCGTCCTCGGCAACGACGGACATTGCGCCGCCGCGCTGCACGAGGAGTCCGGTATCCATCAGCGTCTTTCCGGCGCCGCGCATATGCGCCAGCGCCATGGCCGAGACCCGCGCATCGCGGGTCCCGGCGATGGACGAGAGCAGCCGGCGGGCGGCGAGATCAATCCTCGAAGAGCTGCAGGTCATCGACCAGGATCCCCCAGCGCCGCAGGTACTTCTCGCCGATCATCTGCTCGGTCGCGGTGCGATCCTTCAGGTCGCAGCCGTGGGGCCAGGTGATCGA contains:
- a CDS encoding DEAD/DEAH box helicase, with the translated sequence MLTLRPYQQAAIASIYGYFEKESGNPLVVIPTAGGKSLVMAAFIDGVLKAWPDQRVLVVTHVRELIAQNHAEMLGLWPEAPAGIYSAGLGRRDARARILFAGIQSIHDKATRIGHADLVLIDEAHLIPGRSNTMYRRFLTDLQAINPALKVIGLTATPFRLDSGMLHEGENALFTDIAYEVSVRDLIDQGYLSPLISKQTKTRLDVTGVGSRGGEFIARDLEDAVDQDAITRAAVAEVIAHGETRRSWLAFCSGVRHATHVAEEFRRRGVSCATIFGKTPKDERDAIIAAFKRGEIRALASMGVLTTGFNAPAVDLIAMLRPTKSAGLYVQMAGRGTRLAEGKENCLVLDFAGNVRRHGPIDLVRPKRPGGPGDGPPPTKICPKCGTIVAIAALECPDCGFEFPGREVKLEPTASTLEVLSTGKPQWVAVTDVIYSRHEKRGGRVSLKVTYRCGLAFHTEWVCFEHEGYPRRKAASWWRERAPALEVPESIGEALLLADRLRRPTEIAVRPAGRFTEITAYRFAPCLTAVPGSAPSATENPEAGAGSTRASASPTRGATRASETSAAGLARTSATGGRA
- a CDS encoding DUF669 domain-containing protein — encoded protein: MARFDSAFDATGIEPTTAYEILPAGKYRAQIVESEMRVTKNGMGQYLWLMLDILEGPQQGRKVFDQLNLVNANPTTVEIAQRTLSAICHATGKLQVNDSEELHLIPMTIQVGVKPPKDGYGERNTIRYLVPEAPAQATPPKPASTQPASAPAQATARPATAPWNRKS
- a CDS encoding ATP-binding protein, giving the protein MAISLASMQTSTALRPPRVLIHGVAGIGKSTFAASADAPVFVLTEDGLGKLQVPHFPLATSYAEVAEALDALLDEDHPYSTVVVDSVDWLEPLIWAEACRRNGWQSIESPGFGKGYAEALTIWREYIDRLNALRDRKGMAVIQIAHTDIKRFDSPEHEPYDRYVIKLQARASALLQEHSDVVLFANYRISVSKSDVGFNKKVTRALGSGARVMHTEERPAFLAKNRYGLPETLPLEWSEFLAAMPQSA
- a CDS encoding PD-(D/E)XK nuclease family protein yields the protein MAELPEPPTPTLSAIYASYEARQGDGFRDHLGASLIGKSCARALWYDFRWAMPARHTGRILRLFETGQLEEARLVRDLRATGATVLEVDPETGRQFRVEAHGGHFGGSLDGVALGLLEAPKTWHVVEFKTHSAKSFAELIAKGVALAKPQHAAQMQVYMHLTGITRALYVAVCKDTDALHIERVPADPAMGERLLEKARRIIFAQHPPERISADPAWFECRFCDHHGLCHGEEAAAVTCRSCLHSTPIEGGWHCARHDRLLDPADQRRACARHLFIPDLVPGEVTDAGEDFVSYRMRDGSAWTNDAREEEAAAC
- a CDS encoding helix-turn-helix transcriptional regulator — its product is MSVTHLNQVELAARWKISPRTLERWRWTGEGPAFIKIGGRVVYRLEDVEAYEANRHCSSTADKPAVKLA